Proteins encoded within one genomic window of Flavobacterium gilvum:
- the aroB gene encoding 3-dehydroquinate synthase, with amino-acid sequence MQSIQANNYPVHFNEIGYEKLNQHLKENKYSNLFIITDTNTNEHCLPKFLPLLETDLTIEIIEFEAGEINKNIETCIEIWNVLTELGADRKTLIINVGGGVVTDLGGFVASTFKRGVDFIHVPTTLLSMVDASVGGKNGVDLGNLKNQIGVINTPKMLLIDTQYLQTVPQNEMRSGLAEMLKHGLIFDKPYWEAFLDIKSIDFSGLDELIHRSVEIKNIIVMQDPTEKNIRKSLNFGHTLGHAIESYFLENEEKTTLLHGEAIAVGMILESYISLQKNLISSEEYQQIKTTLKSIYDDVVFEENDIDPILELLIHDKKNEYGMIQFALIEGIGKIKINQSVENELILKAFEDYKS; translated from the coding sequence ATGCAATCGATTCAAGCCAATAATTATCCTGTTCATTTCAACGAAATAGGTTACGAAAAACTAAACCAACATCTGAAAGAGAATAAATATTCAAATCTGTTTATTATCACGGACACAAATACAAATGAACATTGCCTGCCTAAATTTCTTCCTTTACTGGAAACAGATTTAACCATTGAAATTATTGAGTTTGAAGCGGGAGAAATAAATAAGAATATCGAAACCTGCATCGAAATTTGGAATGTTTTGACTGAACTGGGTGCCGACAGAAAAACACTTATTATTAATGTAGGCGGCGGTGTTGTAACCGATTTAGGAGGTTTTGTAGCTTCTACTTTCAAAAGAGGTGTCGATTTTATTCACGTTCCCACAACCTTATTATCTATGGTGGATGCTTCTGTAGGTGGCAAAAATGGAGTGGATTTAGGAAATTTAAAAAATCAAATTGGAGTTATCAATACTCCAAAAATGCTATTAATTGACACTCAATACCTTCAAACTGTTCCTCAGAATGAAATGCGATCTGGTCTCGCCGAAATGCTAAAACACGGATTGATTTTTGACAAACCTTATTGGGAAGCTTTTTTAGATATAAAATCAATTGATTTTAGTGGTCTTGACGAACTGATTCATCGCTCTGTCGAAATCAAGAATATCATTGTGATGCAGGATCCAACCGAAAAAAACATTAGAAAATCATTGAATTTCGGACATACATTAGGACATGCTATTGAAAGCTATTTTTTGGAAAATGAAGAAAAAACGACTTTACTTCACGGTGAAGCCATAGCCGTTGGAATGATTTTGGAAAGTTATATTTCGTTGCAAAAAAACCTAATTTCATCTGAAGAATATCAACAAATAAAAACAACCCTAAAATCAATATATGATGATGTGGTTTTTGAGGAAAATGATATCGATCCTATTCTTGAATTGTTGATTCACGACAAAAAAAACGAGTACGGCATGATCCAATTTGCATTGATTGAAGGCATCGGAAAAATAAAAATCAATCAATCTGTTGAAAACGAGTTGATTTTAAAGGCTTTCGAGGATTACAAATCTTAG
- a CDS encoding proline dehydrogenase family protein, with product MDNIFNNTQIAFALKSDTELERAYFLFKLINSQPLVRIGTAVTNFAIKANLPVENLIRATVFDHFCGGVNEDDCLSVVDKMYTKGVSSVLDYSVEGKEEDDQFDAALQMTLKTIEFAKERNAIPFAVFKPTGLGRLDLYVKVGEKQILTPDEQAEWNRVVTRFDLVCNEAYKKDVALLIDAEESWMQNAADDLVTEMMRKYNKEKAIVFNTLQMYRWDRLDYLKKIHELAKTEGFFIGMKLVRGAYMEKENERAIEKGYPTPICSSKEASDINFDAAVEYMTEHLDTMTVFAGTHNELSSYKLMELMKAKGISNNDNRIWFGQLYGMSDNISYNLANSGYNIAKYLPFGPVKDVMPYLIRRAEENTSVAGQTSRELSMIKAERSRRKL from the coding sequence ATGGATAATATTTTCAATAACACACAAATTGCGTTTGCATTAAAAAGTGACACTGAACTCGAAAGAGCCTATTTTTTATTTAAATTAATAAACAGCCAACCACTTGTGCGCATTGGAACAGCTGTGACCAATTTTGCCATAAAGGCTAATTTACCAGTTGAAAACCTTATTCGTGCTACCGTTTTTGATCATTTTTGTGGTGGAGTAAATGAAGATGATTGTTTATCGGTTGTTGATAAAATGTATACCAAAGGAGTTTCATCGGTTTTGGATTATTCTGTTGAAGGTAAAGAAGAAGATGACCAATTTGACGCTGCTCTTCAGATGACCCTTAAAACTATTGAATTTGCCAAAGAACGCAATGCCATTCCTTTTGCAGTTTTTAAACCAACAGGTTTAGGTCGTTTGGATCTTTATGTAAAAGTGGGAGAAAAACAAATTTTGACTCCAGATGAACAAGCGGAGTGGAATAGGGTAGTGACCCGATTTGATTTGGTTTGTAACGAAGCTTATAAAAAAGATGTTGCGTTGTTAATTGATGCCGAAGAAAGTTGGATGCAGAATGCCGCCGATGATTTAGTTACAGAAATGATGCGCAAATACAACAAGGAAAAAGCTATCGTGTTTAATACACTTCAGATGTACCGTTGGGATCGTCTGGATTATTTGAAAAAAATACATGAATTGGCCAAAACCGAAGGATTCTTCATCGGGATGAAATTGGTTCGAGGGGCTTACATGGAAAAAGAGAATGAGCGTGCTATAGAAAAAGGGTATCCGACACCAATATGTTCTTCAAAAGAAGCTTCGGATATCAATTTTGATGCTGCCGTTGAATATATGACAGAGCATTTGGACACGATGACTGTTTTTGCAGGAACTCATAACGAATTGAGTTCTTACAAATTAATGGAATTGATGAAAGCCAAAGGAATTTCAAATAACGATAATAGAATTTGGTTTGGACAATTGTATGGAATGAGTGATAACATCAGTTATAATTTGGCTAACAGCGGATACAATATTGCCAAATACCTTCCTTTTGGTCCAGTAAAGGATGTTATGCCGTATTTGATTCGACGTGCCGAAGAAAACACATCAGTAGCAGGACAAACCAGTCGTGAACTTTCGATGATTAAAGCAGAACGCAGCAGAAGAAAATTATAA
- a CDS encoding DUF4468 domain-containing protein, protein MKRILISTLLIFSFCVYGQRLNVLPKDENGKVHFTKTIESNNLSQEQAYNKSKSFFSNNFNSAKDVIELDDKEKSTIIGKAHTILNIQNGKITTPVPLSFSIKIESKNNKCNVDIYNLIYNNGTFAETFFSEYNEARYIKANVKNKLIMESYRDQTLEKIAFIESKIKEELNKN, encoded by the coding sequence ATGAAAAGAATTCTTATTTCAACTTTATTGATATTTTCATTTTGTGTATACGGACAAAGACTTAATGTTCTCCCAAAAGACGAGAATGGAAAAGTTCATTTTACCAAAACCATAGAGTCAAATAATTTGAGCCAAGAGCAAGCTTATAATAAATCAAAATCATTTTTCAGCAATAATTTTAATTCCGCCAAAGACGTAATTGAACTTGATGATAAGGAAAAAAGCACAATTATTGGTAAAGCACATACGATTCTTAATATTCAAAATGGCAAAATCACCACTCCGGTACCATTATCATTTTCAATAAAAATTGAATCTAAAAATAATAAATGCAACGTTGATATATACAATTTGATATATAATAACGGAACTTTTGCAGAAACATTCTTTAGCGAATACAACGAAGCCCGATATATTAAAGCAAATGTCAAAAATAAATTAATAATGGAAAGCTATCGAGACCAAACACTTGAAAAAATAGCATTTATTGAATCCAAAATTAAAGAGGAGCTTAATAAGAATTAA
- a CDS encoding ABC transporter ATP-binding protein — MARFQENDLPKSKITASSLQKAILIFKYADNHKWKFYLGLIFLLLTSVTALAFPKFMGMLVDCVHKKDGHLANQIALGLGLVLLLQSLFSFFRLSLFVNFTENTLANVRLALYTNLVKLPMSFFSQKRVGELNSRISNDITQIQDTLTTTIAEFLRQFILIIGSFAMLASINIKLTIMMVSVVPLVGVAAVIFGRFIRKYSKKVQDQVAESQVVVEETMQGISIVKAFANEWYEIARYKAKIKEVVKMGIKGGQFRGFFASFIIICLFGTIVAVVWYGVQLSIAGEITVGQLFTFILYSSYVGASSGGIAELYAQMQKAIGATERVFELLDETPEAINANLHIPSINKIKGDVTFNNVAFSYPSRKEVKVLKDINFSASFGQKIALVGPSGMGKSTIASLLLRFYDIDGGKILIDGKNIYDYDLENLRGNMSIVPQDVILFGGTIKENIAYGKPNATDEEIITAAKQANAYLFIESFPEKFDTVVGERGIKLSGGQRQRIAIARALLKNPSILILDEATSSLDSESEKLVQEALEVLMEGRTSIIIAHRLSTIRSADQILVLDNGRISEQGTHNELINLENGLYKNLSNLQFSNS; from the coding sequence ATGGCACGATTCCAAGAAAATGATTTACCAAAATCGAAAATTACCGCAAGCTCCTTGCAAAAAGCAATCCTTATTTTCAAATATGCCGACAATCATAAATGGAAATTTTATCTCGGATTGATATTTCTACTCTTAACTAGTGTTACTGCCCTGGCCTTCCCAAAATTTATGGGAATGTTGGTTGACTGTGTTCACAAAAAAGATGGACACTTGGCAAATCAAATAGCACTTGGCTTAGGATTGGTCTTATTACTGCAATCATTATTCTCTTTTTTCAGACTTTCTTTATTTGTTAATTTTACCGAAAACACATTAGCAAATGTTCGTTTGGCCTTATATACCAATTTAGTCAAATTACCTATGTCGTTTTTCTCCCAAAAACGTGTTGGTGAATTGAACAGCCGAATAAGTAACGACATCACCCAGATTCAGGATACATTAACCACAACAATAGCCGAATTTTTAAGACAGTTTATACTAATTATCGGAAGTTTTGCAATGCTCGCCAGTATCAATATCAAATTGACTATTATGATGGTTTCGGTAGTGCCATTGGTTGGTGTTGCAGCTGTTATTTTTGGAAGATTTATTCGAAAATATTCCAAAAAGGTACAAGACCAGGTAGCCGAAAGTCAGGTGGTTGTAGAAGAAACAATGCAAGGAATTAGTATTGTTAAGGCTTTCGCCAATGAATGGTACGAAATTGCCCGTTACAAGGCAAAGATTAAAGAAGTCGTGAAAATGGGAATCAAAGGAGGCCAATTTAGAGGTTTCTTCGCTTCCTTTATTATTATTTGTTTGTTTGGAACCATTGTGGCCGTAGTTTGGTACGGAGTACAATTGAGTATCGCTGGAGAAATTACAGTTGGACAATTATTTACCTTTATATTATACTCAAGCTATGTTGGTGCATCATCAGGTGGAATTGCCGAGTTATATGCACAAATGCAAAAAGCAATTGGCGCTACCGAAAGAGTTTTTGAATTATTAGATGAAACACCAGAAGCAATCAATGCAAATTTGCATATTCCTTCGATAAATAAAATCAAAGGAGATGTAACTTTCAACAATGTTGCTTTTAGTTACCCAAGTCGAAAAGAAGTAAAAGTCCTGAAAGACATCAATTTTTCTGCAAGTTTTGGTCAAAAAATTGCTCTTGTAGGACCAAGCGGAATGGGAAAATCCACTATTGCTTCATTATTATTACGTTTCTACGATATTGATGGAGGTAAAATATTGATTGACGGAAAAAATATTTACGATTATGACCTAGAAAATCTTCGAGGAAATATGAGCATTGTTCCTCAGGATGTAATACTTTTTGGTGGAACCATAAAGGAAAACATAGCTTACGGAAAACCCAATGCCACCGATGAAGAAATTATTACGGCTGCCAAACAGGCCAATGCTTATCTATTTATAGAAAGTTTCCCTGAAAAATTTGATACAGTAGTTGGCGAGAGAGGGATCAAACTTTCGGGAGGACAAAGACAACGAATTGCCATTGCACGTGCTTTATTGAAAAACCCATCTATATTAATTTTGGACGAAGCAACTTCGTCTTTGGACAGCGAAAGCGAAAAACTGGTTCAGGAAGCACTAGAAGTCTTGATGGAAGGAAGAACAAGTATTATTATTGCCCATCGTCTTTCCACAATTCGTTCTGCCGACCAAATTTTGGTGCTTGATAACGGAAGAATCAGTGAACAAGGAACACACAATGAGTTGATTAATCTAGAAAACGGGTTGTACAAAAACCTAAGCAATTTACAGTTTAGCAATTCATAG
- a CDS encoding alpha/beta hydrolase, which translates to MERTAVSNKIEKNISSVLENNELKLWSKIPNSIEAEGYIERTIIDEDYNVSIIQKVKEPTLKCFLTNNKGVKNAGVIICPGGAYSHLSHEEEGDKVAKWLQSIGISAFVLKYRLPSDAIMKDKTIGPLQDAQEAIRTLRRNAEDWNLDTSRIGIFGFSAGGHLAATLSTHYDDKVYESKDNISARPDFSILIYPVISMKDGITHRGSKENLLGVNASVELIEKYSNEKQVNEITPKTFLVHSTDDKDVPVENSINYYLALKQNKIPVEMHLYENGGHGYGLGTSGTNTNWADACEKWMIANGLIF; encoded by the coding sequence ATGGAAAGAACAGCTGTGTCAAACAAAATCGAAAAGAATATTTCTAGTGTTTTAGAGAACAATGAACTAAAATTATGGAGCAAAATTCCTAATTCTATTGAAGCCGAAGGATATATAGAACGAACAATAATTGACGAGGATTACAATGTCTCGATAATTCAAAAAGTGAAGGAACCAACCTTAAAATGTTTTTTGACAAATAATAAAGGAGTTAAAAATGCTGGAGTAATCATTTGCCCAGGTGGAGCCTATTCTCATTTGTCCCATGAAGAAGAGGGTGATAAAGTAGCCAAATGGCTCCAATCTATTGGCATCTCGGCTTTTGTTTTAAAATACAGATTGCCAAGTGATGCTATTATGAAAGATAAAACGATTGGTCCTTTGCAAGATGCTCAAGAAGCGATAAGAACTCTAAGAAGAAACGCTGAAGATTGGAATCTTGACACATCAAGAATTGGTATTTTTGGTTTTTCCGCTGGGGGACATTTAGCAGCTACATTATCTACACATTACGATGACAAAGTATATGAATCCAAAGATAACATTAGTGCTCGTCCCGATTTTTCAATACTAATTTATCCTGTAATTTCAATGAAAGATGGGATTACACATAGAGGATCTAAAGAAAATCTTTTGGGAGTGAATGCTAGTGTTGAACTGATTGAGAAATATTCGAATGAAAAACAGGTCAATGAAATCACTCCAAAAACTTTTTTAGTACATTCAACCGATGATAAAGATGTTCCTGTTGAGAATAGTATAAATTATTATTTGGCGTTAAAACAAAATAAAATTCCGGTCGAAATGCACCTTTATGAAAATGGAGGGCATGGTTATGGTTTGGGCACGTCTGGAACCAATACAAATTGGGCAGATGCATGCGAAAAATGGATGATTGCTAATGGATTGATTTTTTGA